The proteins below are encoded in one region of Lepisosteus oculatus isolate fLepOcu1 chromosome 10, fLepOcu1.hap2, whole genome shotgun sequence:
- the gra gene encoding uncharacterized protein C8orf88 homolog isoform X2 codes for MEVSGIRRRICKSLQPARPLRRLSLDPEAERKRTEFSKDCSRIEASLVNGTSVEQLCSVLLLQSPSPATPQKERICYSSEFLKRFANLPIAKTKPKYLPDISIVLQESDFACSDRFFSTSSFIPG; via the exons ATGGAAGTTTCTGGGATAAGGAGGAGGATTTGTAAATCCCTTCAACCAGCAAGACCATTAAGGCGCTTGAGCCTTGATCCTG AAGCTGaaaggaagagaacagagtttTCTAAGGATTGCTCTCGTATTGAGGCCAGTTTG GTTAATGGAACTAGTGTGGAGCAGCTCTGCAGTGTTCTCCTACTTCAGAGCCCGAGCCCTGCTACCCCTCAGAAAG AAAGAATATGTTACAGCAGTGAGTTTCTGAAGAGGTTTGCCAACTTGCCCATTGCTAAAACGAAGCCAAAATATTTACCGGATATTTCAATAGTCTTGCAGGAGTCG GATTTTGCCTGCAGTGATAGGTTTTTCTCGACATCAtcgtttattccaggctga
- the gra gene encoding uncharacterized protein C8orf88 homolog isoform X1, with product MSSEVHRKPRAQLAAKIRFEFGIPLFLVGTFEEHREAERKRTEFSKDCSRIEASLVNGTSVEQLCSVLLLQSPSPATPQKERICYSSEFLKRFANLPIAKTKPKYLPDISIVLQESDFACSDRFFSTSSFIPG from the exons ATGAGTTCTGAAGTTCACAGAAAACCCAGAGCTCAACTTGCCGCAAAAATACGTTTTGAGTTTGGCATCCCATTATTTTTGGTGGGCACGTTTGAGGAGCATAGAG AAGCTGaaaggaagagaacagagtttTCTAAGGATTGCTCTCGTATTGAGGCCAGTTTG GTTAATGGAACTAGTGTGGAGCAGCTCTGCAGTGTTCTCCTACTTCAGAGCCCGAGCCCTGCTACCCCTCAGAAAG AAAGAATATGTTACAGCAGTGAGTTTCTGAAGAGGTTTGCCAACTTGCCCATTGCTAAAACGAAGCCAAAATATTTACCGGATATTTCAATAGTCTTGCAGGAGTCG GATTTTGCCTGCAGTGATAGGTTTTTCTCGACATCAtcgtttattccaggctga
- the gra gene encoding uncharacterized protein C8orf88 homolog isoform X3: protein MSSEVHRKPRAQLAAKIRFEFGIPLFLVGTFEEHREAERKRTEFSKDCSRIEASLVNGTSVEQLCSVLLLQSPSPATPQKERICYSSEFLKRFANLPIAKTKPKYLPDISIVLQESREYRD from the exons ATGAGTTCTGAAGTTCACAGAAAACCCAGAGCTCAACTTGCCGCAAAAATACGTTTTGAGTTTGGCATCCCATTATTTTTGGTGGGCACGTTTGAGGAGCATAGAG AAGCTGaaaggaagagaacagagtttTCTAAGGATTGCTCTCGTATTGAGGCCAGTTTG GTTAATGGAACTAGTGTGGAGCAGCTCTGCAGTGTTCTCCTACTTCAGAGCCCGAGCCCTGCTACCCCTCAGAAAG AAAGAATATGTTACAGCAGTGAGTTTCTGAAGAGGTTTGCCAACTTGCCCATTGCTAAAACGAAGCCAAAATATTTACCGGATATTTCAATAGTCTTGCAGGAGTCG AGGGAGTATCGTGACTAG